GGGCCTGGAAAAACCGCTTTTGCTGTAGGCGAAAGCAGTTTTTTCCAGGCAGGGGTTCCTGCGGACGGCTTATGAAAAATATATTATTCGGATTTTAATGAAATGATCGGATTGATTAACGCCGCTTTTATTGCCTGGCTACTTACCGTCAATAAAGCAATTACACAAGCCAATACCCCTGCATATGCAAACACTTCCCAACTGATGCCGATCCTGTAATCAAAATGTGTCAACCACTGTCTCATCAAAAAGAAAGCACATGGTGTCGCTATCATTGTCGCTAACACCACCAGCCATACAAAATCGCTGGAAAGCAATACCCACAGCTGCAGCAAATTGGCGCCCATTACCTTTCTGATCCCAATTTCCTTTGTTCTGCGTTCTGCCATGAACATCGCCAGGCCAAAGAGCCCCATACCTGAGATCAGGATTGCCAGCAAGGCAAAGGTGGCTGCTAAACTGCCTACCTGGTTCTCCATTTCGAATTTATGGGCAAAATCCTGGTCTGTGAATGTATAGGCAAATGGCTGATCTGTATTGTACTTTTCAAAAACTGGAGAGATGATGCCCAGCGTTTTTGAAAGGTCTGTTCCTTTCTTTAAACGCAAAAGTATCGCGTTCGCATCATCTCTTTCAAAGATGATCGCCAGCGGGTATGCAGTCTGGTAAGGATTGTACAATACCATATCCCTGATGACCCCGATAATGGTTAGTGTATTGGCTCCGGACCTGATCGTTTTGCCGATAGGATCGGTATAGCCAATCGTCTTAAGCGCGGTTTCATTCAGGATCACACCACTGGAATCTGTACGACGACCTGCCTCAAAGGAACGACCCTGTAAGATTTGCATTCCAGTTACCTTATCATAATCCCAGTCTGCCATGATCACATCCATCGAGATTTCTGCTTTAGGGTCTTTGCCCTGCCAGGAGAAATCGCTCCACTTGTTGTAATTGGCTGTCATGGGTTGGGAGGTCCTTGCCACCGCCTCCAACTGGCCGGTGTTCAGCAGTTCCTGTTTCAGGGCAGCATAGTTTTTATTAAGTGCCGCACTGGTTTGTACAGCCAGCAGGTTGTTAGGGTCATAGCCCATGGACCTGGTCTGTGCATGACGGATCTGCTGGAATACGATAGTCGTACAGATAATGAGGGCTATGCTGATGGCAAACTGGAACACGACCAGTACACGACGTAAGGTAACGGGGTTCCTGCCAGTCCTCACAGCACCTTTCAACACTTTCGCCGGAATGAAGGACGACAGGTACCAGGCAGGATAAGAACCTGCCAGCAGGCCTGTGGCAATACAAATTCCTAAGGCCATCCAGAGATGCTGCAGGGAGAAATGTACATGTGATACACCTACCTGGCCCAGGAAAGGCTGTATGATTAAAATAAGGATAATAGCAAGGAGAAAGGCAATCAGGGCGGTCATCACGGACTCACTGAGGAACTGACTGATCAATTGCGTACGTCCTGAACCGATAGCCTTACGGATGCCCACTTCTTTGGCCCGCTTCTCGGACCTGGCAGTACTCAGGTTCATGAAATTGATACAGGCTATGAGCAGTACGAAGATGCCGATGATGGTAAAGAGGTGTACATAGGTGATTCTACCCCCGGCTTCTTTCCAGTCTTTGAATTCATTGTGCAGGTGCATGCGTGTAAAAGGTTGCAGGTCCAGGAACTGGTTATCATGCCCCGGATCGTGCTCGTTTACCAGGTTGCGTACCTTTTTTGACAGGCCTTCCATGCTGGCACCTGGGTTCAGTTCAATGGCATTCCATGCAAAGTTGACCCCCCAGCGGGTATTGGCATCTTTTACAAATTGCGATTCCCGCTCCATCATGGCAAAGGGCATGAGGAAGTCAAACTGGAAGCTTGAATTTGGCGGCAGGTCTTGCATCACGCCTGTTACCTGCATTTCCATATTGTCTACTTTCACCGTTTGCCCGAGAGGGGAAGCATTCCCAAACAAAGCGCGCGCCTGTGATTGCGTAAGTATGATACTGTTCACATCATTCAGGGCAGTATTGACATTCCCCGCAATCAGCGTAAAGGAAAACATCTGTAGAAAAGCCGGGTCAGCACAGATCCCTGTTTTGAAGAATTTATTGGTGCCATAGGCAATACCCAGTTTATCCGACTGACTTATCCTCGTCGCACGTTTTACTTCGGGATAGTCATGTTGCATAAGGGCATAGATGGGCAGAGGCGTGGTGTATTGCGTGGTCTTTTCATCATTAAAGAGCTGGTGCTTGATGAAAATCCCTATACGATCACCGTTAGTATGAAACTGATCAAAACTCTTTTCGAACTGGACCCACATACCGATGAGGAGGGCGAAAGCCATACCCAGGGCGAGCCCTGTAATATTGATGGCCGACAGCGTCTTATTTTGTAGCAAGTTGCGCCAGGCAACACGGCAATAATTTCTGATCATGGGAAAATATTTACTACAATGATACCAGTTTACAAAGCCTTGTAAATGAATCAATTTCAGAATGCAGACTGTTCGTTTTCAGCAACTTGTGTCCGCTATTGAACGTTTTGACTGGCATGGTTTCTGGGCTATCAGTCTTATAATTATTCACCCAAAAATAGTGAGTTATGGAAATCAGAGACAGATCAATAGGTAGTACAGGCCTTGAACAGGGAGAACCTAATCTTGGAAATAATTATAGTCGTGATATCACGAGAGAAGTGACATCAAATGATCCGGAAAGGATCATCATTCCCAAAAAAGACAAAGATAAGAAAACACAAAACAAAGGAGATAAAAACCAGCAGCAGTAAGGTTAAGATGATGGCTGCTTTAAGTGGTAGGCAGATAAGGAGCATACGCTTTTTATCTGCCTTTATTGTATTGGGCATAGTCTCGCACTTGTCGTACAAAAGAACACCTACAGAAACTTTATGCAAACAATTAAAAGAGCGACTGTTGCCGGGGCTGGAATACAGGTTTCGGCACACTGATCCCACATACTTCTTTCAGTTTGTCAATAAAATAAATGCTGGCTTCTATATAACTCATATCATCCTGCATGTGCATGAAGAAGTATAACTCCTGCAAGCCATTCTTTACCCATTGATCAATTCGTGTAGCCCAGTCATCCATTCTTTTATAGTCTGTCGGATGCAGGCTATTCCCCACAAAGCGCACCATTGACCCCGGTGTGGGTAGCTGCATGTGCACACAGTCTCTCCGGCCGGCAGTATCTGTGATCACAGCACCGATTTTCAATTGCCTTAAATGACTGAAAAGCTCCTTTGTAGTAGCCGGGTTTGTGAACCAATCGGGATGCCTGAGCTCTACATACCAGGAGAGGTCGGTGGGCAAACTTTGCAAATAGGTAAATAATTTATCCCGCCTGTTAGGACTAAAGTTTTCGCCCAGCTGCAAAAAGATCGGCCCCAGGTTTTCTTCAAGTGCAAGTATCCCTTCGAGGAAGGCGGTGGTTTGATCCTGTGCATTGACAAGACTGCTGTAGTGACTGATCGACTGCGGTACCTTGGGGCAGAATTTGAAATCCTTCCTGTTTAAACGGGCCTTCCATTTCCCGATGGTACCGGGATCATAGATCTTATAATGTGTTGCATTGAACTCAATACAATTGAAGTGATGAGGATATTCTTCGAGGTAATTGGCTTCTTTGGTACCTTTGGGATAAAGGGTACCTACCCACTCTTTCATTCCCCAGCGCGGGCAGCCGATGTAAACATGCAGGTTAGCCGCAGGCTGACCTGGTAATACCAGTCTGTTATCAGCAGGATCAGGCAGGCTAAA
This window of the Chitinophaga sancti genome carries:
- a CDS encoding DUF72 domain-containing protein, which codes for MQFGRVNDSLLNNIDFSLPDPADNRLVLPGQPAANLHVYIGCPRWGMKEWVGTLYPKGTKEANYLEEYPHHFNCIEFNATHYKIYDPGTIGKWKARLNRKDFKFCPKVPQSISHYSSLVNAQDQTTAFLEGILALEENLGPIFLQLGENFSPNRRDKLFTYLQSLPTDLSWYVELRHPDWFTNPATTKELFSHLRQLKIGAVITDTAGRRDCVHMQLPTPGSMVRFVGNSLHPTDYKRMDDWATRIDQWVKNGLQELYFFMHMQDDMSYIEASIYFIDKLKEVCGISVPKPVFQPRQQSLF
- a CDS encoding ABC transporter permease, translated to MIRNYCRVAWRNLLQNKTLSAINITGLALGMAFALLIGMWVQFEKSFDQFHTNGDRIGIFIKHQLFNDEKTTQYTTPLPIYALMQHDYPEVKRATRISQSDKLGIAYGTNKFFKTGICADPAFLQMFSFTLIAGNVNTALNDVNSIILTQSQARALFGNASPLGQTVKVDNMEMQVTGVMQDLPPNSSFQFDFLMPFAMMERESQFVKDANTRWGVNFAWNAIELNPGASMEGLSKKVRNLVNEHDPGHDNQFLDLQPFTRMHLHNEFKDWKEAGGRITYVHLFTIIGIFVLLIACINFMNLSTARSEKRAKEVGIRKAIGSGRTQLISQFLSESVMTALIAFLLAIILILIIQPFLGQVGVSHVHFSLQHLWMALGICIATGLLAGSYPAWYLSSFIPAKVLKGAVRTGRNPVTLRRVLVVFQFAISIALIICTTIVFQQIRHAQTRSMGYDPNNLLAVQTSAALNKNYAALKQELLNTGQLEAVARTSQPMTANYNKWSDFSWQGKDPKAEISMDVIMADWDYDKVTGMQILQGRSFEAGRRTDSSGVILNETALKTIGYTDPIGKTIRSGANTLTIIGVIRDMVLYNPYQTAYPLAIIFERDDANAILLRLKKGTDLSKTLGIISPVFEKYNTDQPFAYTFTDQDFAHKFEMENQVGSLAATFALLAILISGMGLFGLAMFMAERRTKEIGIRKVMGANLLQLWVLLSSDFVWLVVLATMIATPCAFFLMRQWLTHFDYRIGISWEVFAYAGVLACVIALLTVSSQAIKAALINPIISLKSE